In Zunongwangia sp. HGR-M22, the sequence ATTAATAATAATCTGGTGACAATCAAAGAAAAATAGGGAATGGTGGCTCATTCCCTATTGGTAAAATGCTTGTAGCAAGCAAAATAATAAAAAATAAAAATATGAAAAAATCTCTACTTTCTAAAGTAGATTGGACGACTATTGTTCAAATTCTTGGTAAAATAGTTGGTGTTTTTGTACTGGTCTTTTCTTTTATGACCAGTAATAACGCTTACTCGAAAGAACTTCAAAATCAATCTATAACAATCAAAGCTAAACAAATCAGTATTCAGGATTTGTTTGACAGAATTGAGAAGGAAACTGATTATCGCTTCGTTTATAGTATAGATGATTTTGATATTAAAAGAAAGGTTGATGTCAATGTTGAAGATATAGAAATCATTAGCCTTCTTAATCAAATTATTCCTAACGATAATTTGATTTTTAAAAGATTCAAAAGTCAAATTATTATACGTAAAAAAACAGCTCAGGAAAATAGGCCTGATTCAAGTATCAACTTAATTCAGCAACAAAAGAATGTAAAGGGGGTAGTAAAAGATGAAGAAAATTTTTTGCTCCCCGGGGTTAATGTGATCGTTAAAGGAAGCAGCCGGGGTACCGTTACGAATATGGATGGCGAGTTTAATATAAGAACGATGCCAAGCGATACTCTTGTTTTTAGTTTTATTGGTTATAAAGAACAACAAATACTGGTGGGTACTAAATCTCAATTTGATGTGAAAATGAAGATTGGATCACAATTGTCAGAGGTGATCATTACTAGTAGCTATGGGACCAAGGTGAAAAAAGAAAACGAAGTTAGCAGTAGCTATACAGTTGAGGCTGAGCAACTAAAAAGTTTGCCTCAGCAAAGAATCGATAAGATGTTGGATGGGATCGTACCAGGTTTACAGTATAACCCGCAAAGTCAAAGCGCGAGTAGTACTAGATCAAGGTATTCAGTAACTATTCGGGGAGAAGCATCATTGGGCGCTTCTAATGAGCCTCTTTGGATAATCGATGGAACCAGAATGCATACGGGAGGAAAAACTAATATGATTACTGGGCTTAGCACTAGCGTAAGTCCTCTTTCGTACATCAACCCCCAAGATATTGAAAGTATCAGAGTTTTGAAGGATGCTGCAGCCACCTCTATATATGGTGCAGATGGGGCTAATGGTGTTATTCTTATTACAACTAAAAGAGGATCGAGCGGTAAATTGCAATTTGATGTATCGCTTCGCAGAGGACAATCACTCATTAATGATGCTACTCGTTTTAAAGTACTCGATGGAAATCAATATTTGGATTTAGCTCGTGAGTCTTTTGAAAATGCTGGGAATGATATGCGGTATTTTCCTTTTACAGATAATGAATCTAACCAATATAGTACCACAAATACCGATTGGTACGATACATTCTATGATATAGGGAGTAATTCATTATTGAATATATCGGCAAAAGGAGGGAATGAAAAGGGGACATATTATATTTCAGGTTCTTATTTCAACGATGAAAGTACAGTGGTTGGTAATGATACACAGCGTTTCGCTTTACGTACCCGTAATACTGCCCAGATCACTTCTAAGATGGATATAGATCTTTCGTTGTCGGCTTCCTATAACCTGAACCAAATATTTAATCCGGGATCTGATTACTATGAAAATCTTCCAATAATTTCACCATATAATCCTGATGGGACTTTTAGACAATATTATAGTGTTATTGAAGGTAGTAACCCTGATGGTTCTCCAAAATGGGTAGATAAGAGATTCTATAATTCTTTAGCAGAGCGGGAACAAAATGATAATAATCAAAAAGCTTTTGCTTTTCAGGGAAATTTCAAATTCTCTTATACTCCAATCGAAGCATTAAAATATACAGGACAGTTTGGAGTGGATTATCAGAGCAACACAGAGGAGATCTATAGGTCAATCAAAAATTGGTCAGGTAAGGATGCTAATGGTAACCCGCTTGGTGAGGCCTATAGTAACCAATCCAATTTTTTGAACTGGACAATGATTCATAGACTGAATTTTCAGAAACAATTAAATAAGCATCATATTAGTGGAGTAGTAGGATTTGAAATGAATTCTTCCGAAAATAATTTTACAGGTGCAAGAGGTACAGGATTTGTTAATGACTATCTAAGAAGAGTTTCTCTGGCTGAAGATAGATTTGGATCCGGTAATTATTATGAGCGAAATAGCCTCTCTTATTTGGCTCAAATGTCCTACAATTATAATGATCGATACAATGCTAGCTTGAGTTTTCGACGGGATGGAAATTCTAATTTCGGAAAAAATGTTCGCTGGGCTGAATTCGCATCAGCTGGGGTATCATGGAATATTCATAATGAGGACTTCTTTGAAAGCGAAATTGTTAATTTCTTGAAACTTAAAGCTTCTTACGGAAGTAATGGAAACAGCCGTATAGGTTCACAGGAATCGAATGGGGTATATGATATTGGGGATAGTTATTATTATAATGGTAAGCCAGGAGCTACTATGACTACCCCTGCAAATCCTAATCTAAGTTGGGAAACTACTTACATGGCCAATCTAGGTTTGGATTTAGGATTATTTAATCAGCGAATTAATCTGGCTCTGGAAGGCTATCGAAATAAAACAGTTGATTTGTTGAGCCAGTTAGATGTAAGTAGGACTATCGGAGCATTAAAAATTTTTAGGAATGTTGGTTCTATTGAAAATAAAGGTTTGGAAGCAACGATCAGAACTCAAAATATAATAACCGATCAGTTTCAATGGAATACCACACTAATCGCTTCAAGAAATGAAAACAAAATTCTAGAATTATACAATAATATACCTAAAAATAATAATACAACAAGATGGGAAGAGGGAGCTGATATAAATACTTTCTATCTAATTCGATGGGCAGGAGTTGATCCCAGAGATGGATATCCATTGTGGTATGACACTGAAGGCAACGTAACCAGACAGTATAGTGCCAATAATAGGGTGAAATATAAAAGTTCGACACCAGAAGTATATGGAAGTTTGAGAAACACTTTCAAATATAAAGACTTTAGCTTATCAATTCAAGCATCATATACAATTGGAGGTTATTCTTTCAGCCCCTTTGGAAGGGATGTGAATTCTGATGGTTTAAATATTATGGATGGAAATCAATCTATTGATCAGTTAAACAGATGGCAACGTCCTGGAGATGTTGTTTCTATTCCGCAATTAATGTGGGGAGTAAGTACGCGATCGACTATGAACTCTACTAGATATCTCTTTAATAAAACCAATATTAGATTGCAAAACGTAGCGTTAAATTATTTTTTTCCAGATAAAATAACGCAAGAATTAGGTGTTCAGCAATTTGGGTTGTCCCTAATTGGAGATAACCTGGGGCTCTGGACACCATATGATAATAATAATAAAAACTCCTATCGAAATAACATGAGTGGATATCCACTAGAGACCATGATTTCTTTAGGGGCAAATATTCAATTTTAAAAAAGAATTATGCTAAGAAATTTAAAATTTGGCGCAATTGTATTTTTCAACCTTCTGTTATTTTCAGGATGTGAGAATTTTCTTGAAGGAGATAATGCTGGTCGAGCTTCAATCCCTGTGTTTTTTTCTGATGTTGATGGTATAACGTCAGCTATTATTGGAAGCTATAGCCGGGTATATGAGTATTATGATTCTGAATTTTATCTCTATCCGGAGGTTGCTGGTGATTTATTACAGCTAAGTGCTATAGGAGAAAATGTAAAAATGTTTTCGCAATATAATTTTGTCTCTGAACCAGATCAGGAAGCAACAGCAGTTGGACATATTTGGGCAAAAGGTTATGAAGCCTTGGCTAATGTGAATAATATACTCGAATACCAACCTGTTTTGTTGGAAAAATTCCCAAACAGTTCCGATGATTTGCGAATAATTAGAGCTGAAGCTTTGTTTTTAAGAGCCTTGATTCATTTTGATTTAGTAAGAACGTATGCACAAACTTATACTTATACTGAGGATGCATCTCATATTGGTATTCCAGCTCTTACTTTAACACCGGCAGAAAATGAGTTGAATGCCAGAAATACAACAGCTATCGTATATGATCAAATCATTACCGATTTACAGGAGTCAATTGATCTTTTTTCGGAATTCCCGGAAACGGAACTTATGCCTTATAGAGGATCTGAAATGGCTTCGAGATCTTTACTTTCAAAGATTTTTCTTTATATGAATGAATGGGAGAGTGCAAGTGAGCAAGCAAATATTGTATTAAGTACTATGAAGTTAACAGTCCATGATGAATATGTCGAAATGTTCAGAACCTTAGAACCTGGAGCTGAGGCTATTTTTATGTTGAGCGGTGAACAAAAAAAATCAAGTGTAGGATTATTTTATGCAACCGCCGATCCTGTCGCTACGGCTTCATCAAAATTAATAGATGTGTTTTCTGATACATCTGATGTAAGACTGGATTTATTACGTGAGAAATCGGGTACTTATCAAACATTGAAATATTCTCGTCCCGATGTTAATCAGACGGAATATGGAAGTGACCTTTATGTTTTAAGAGCTTCTGAAATTTTATTGATACATGCTGAAGCAGCCATAGAATTGAATGATTTCGTGGCGGCGAAAGAAGATATTATCCAAATTCAATCAAGGGCTTTAGGTGTCCCGAAGGATAGCTTAGAAATTAATCTAAATACCAAAGATGAATTACTAGCGGTTTTAGAAAAAGAAAGAATAAAGGAACTAAATTTTGAAGGGCAGCGACTTTTTGATATTACCAGATGGCACCACAACCTGAACAGGGATGAAAACACCCCTTCCAATGTCAAAGAATTAGCCTATCCCAGCCACCTTTTTGCGCTGCCCATTCCTTTAAGGGAAATTAATGCTAACGAAAATATTATACAAAATGAAGGTTACTAAATGTGCTTTAAAGTTCTTTTTTATAGTTGTTTATGCAATGGGTATAGTTTCATTGATAGGCTGTAATAAAGATAATATAGAAGACTTTCAAGATGCGTATGTACATATCATGCAAAATGAGTCTAATATTATCACTGTAAATTCCAATAGAAAGGATATTGCTACTTACTATATCTACTATAGTACACCTGCCACTAATAAAGATCTTATGGTGAACTATAGAATTGAGCCTGGAAATGGACTTAAGGAAGGTAGAGATTATCAGGTTATTACTACTGAAAATCCGCTACGTTTTCCATCAGGAGTATATCAAAGACCTATTCAAATAAGATGGCTGGAACGTGAACTAGATGAAAGCTTGGACAACACAATAACCATCACAATAGAAAATACAAATATTGATAATGTTGCCATAGGGTTGCCAGGCCCAGCAAAAAATCAAAGTGCATTTCTAATACAAAAAGTAAACCCTTAAATGCGATATTTTACACAATTAATCTTCATTTTTTTACTGTACCCCACTGTTATTCTCGGTCAACAACTAGAGGAGGATTCTAATCTGATTTCGGGAAAATTAGATAATGGTTTACAGTACTTTTTATACAAAACCGATAGAGTAAAGGGACAGGCAGAATTTCAGATGTTTCTAAAGGCAGGCTCACTTCAGGAAAGCAATAAGCAAAGAGGACTTGCTCATTTCATGGAGCATATGGCTTTTAATGGATCTAAACACTTCCCGGGGAATACTCTAATTGATTTTCTGGAACGTAATGGAGCTAAATTTGGTCATGATCTTAATGCTCATACTAGCTACGGGGAAACTATCTATAAATTAAAAATTCCAACAAAACAGAAAAGTGTCGTTGACTCTACGCTGGTTATTATAAAAGATTGGATAGAAGGAATAAGTTTAGATAGTCTTGAAATTGAGAAGGAAAGGGGAGTGGTACTTTCTGAATGGCTCTCTAAACAAAACGCTAGTCAGAAAACAAATGAAGCTTTTTTAGAGCTGTTATTGAATGATTCCAGGTATAGCCATAGAAAAGTAATCGGTGATACCACCACGTTGAGAAACTTCAATAGGAAAGATATTCTTGATTTTTATAATTCATGGTACGATCCTTCTTTAATGGCTATAGCAGTCGCTGGTGATTTTGATACTGATGATGTGCTCAAACAAATTAAGACAAACTTTAAGGATATCCCTTCTAAGAATATCACAGATACTTCTTATCCCATAAATGATTTCGAAGAATTTGAGTATACCGTGATAACTGATGAGGGAACCAAGAAAATTGAACTCACAGGTGTTCAGTTATTAGAACCCTTTAGAGATATTAAAACTGAAAATGAGTTTTATTTCTTTCTTCAAAAAAATCTGCTTAATGATCTATTTCAGGAACGTCTGGATAATAAGTCTTTCTTGAATCCTGCTTACGAAGGAGCAAGTATAAGCCTGGGAAATTACTTCCCCGTGAAAGCTGCACTTATGTATACAGTAAAGCTTCAGAAGGATTCGGTCGCTAAAGGATTGGAACAGTACTGGTATGATGTGGAGCAAATCTTTCAATACGGCTTTACTTCCATGGAGATTTCGAAGATTAAAAAACAACTGCTACAACAATTACGAAATAACGCTGAAAATAAAGAGCAGCCGTCTTCAGGAAAAATGATTAAGGAAATGTATCAGAAATTTTTCTATGGAAACGCTATAGTGACCCCGGAAAAAGAGTTCGAATTAACCCAAAAAAGTTTAAAATCTGTTGATTCCTTAAGTTTATTAAACTACTTGAAACAGATAAGAAAACCGGAACAAACAAAATACATTTTGACTGCAAATAAAGCGGATGAACAGATTTTACCGAAAGTATCGGAATTTTTTAAGTATTTAAATTTTGAAGATAGTGAGATTCAAACTTACGAAAGAAATTTAGATGTACCAGAAAACCTACTCTCTACAATACCTGATCCAGGTAAAATTACCTCGAAAAAGTATATTCCTGAAGTTGATGCTACAGAATATTTACTGTCTAATGGAGTGAAATTAATTTATAAACAGACTGACCTGGATAAAAATGCAATTATAATTAGTGGGTTCAGAAAAGGCGGATATTACGCACTTAAAGAACGAGATTATATCACCGGACTTTATGCGGCTCCTGTAATTTCTCTTAGTGGTTATGGTGATTTTACCAGAGATGCCTTAAGTCAGTTTCTTGCCGGGAATAGTGCTAAGGCTACATTACTAGCAGATAAAACCAGAACGGGTTTTTATGCCAGCGCCGATAAAAGAGATCAAAAAACAGTATTTCAACTTTTGTATTTAAAATGGACGGCTCCCAGGATGGATGAGAAAATTTTCGAAGAAATTAAATCACGAACAATCGAAGCCAAACAAAATGAAATATCGAAACCAGGAGACTTATTTGGTGAAAAAATAAAAAAAGCTTTAAAGGGGGAAGACTATGTCACCAGAAAATTGAAAGCAGAAGAGATCGAATCTGAGTTGGATGCTTCGAAAATTATAGATACGTACCATCAGTTTTTTGGTAATGCCAAAGATTATAATATTAGTCTCATATCAGATCAGCCTTTCGAAGATCTTAAATCCGATGTTTTGCAATACATAGGTACTTTACCTAAAGGAAAAGCAGCTACTAAATACCGATATCAGCCAAGTCATGTCTTGAAAGATGATGTTGTGGTAGAACAAAAAGATGGTGATAGTCCAAAAGCGACCGTATCATTGATTTATCAGCAGAATACTATTCTGAAATCTTTGCCCGAGACTGACCTTTTGAATCAAGTGGTTAAAAACCTGATAAGAAATCGTTTACTAAAAAAGCTTAGGGAAGAAATGGGAGCCGTGTATAGCGTTTCGGTTTCGGCAAGCTCTACTAAACAACCCCTAACGTTGAGTAGACAGAGTATTAGTTTTGTTTGCGAACCAAAAGATGTAGATAAATTGATTGATGAAACCGAAAAAATTCTTTCTGCTATGGCTGCAGGAAATTTTTCGGAGGAAGAACTTTTAAAAATAAAAACGAACCTAAAGAAAATGGATGATTTGCTAAAGCAGCGAAATACCTATTGGACAAAAGCAATACGGGAACACTATTTCAACCATTTTCCAAATTGGGAGGCCGTTACCCATTACAAGGAATGGATAGATTCCCTAAGTAAGAATGAAATTGCTGAAGCCATACAGGTGTACTTTAAGAAATCACCAACTATTAAAGCAATTTTATGGCCTGAAAATGAATCGAATAATAATCAATAATTACTCTAATTTAAACTTTATGAAAACTAAAATTAATTTACTTTTACTTTTAATAGCCTGTACAGGATTTTTAAACTCTTGTAGCAGTGATGACGATGCTTTGCCACCAGAGCCTGCAGAAGTGGGAATGATGTCTTTCGGCTTTTATCAGGAAGATAATGATCAATTAGTTCAGGATTATATCCTGGAAAATGTATCAGGAAAATCAATCAGTTTCGCTCTGCCTGAACAGGTTGATGTAACAAACCTGGTAGCCAGATTTACAACCACCGAAAATGATATTGTGACCGTTGGAGGCGCTACACAAGTCAGTGGAGAGACTACAAATGATTATAGTGCAGCGGTAGAATATCTTCTTAGTGAGGAAAATACCAATGAAATATACACGGTGACTGTAACAAAAATGGCTAATGCGGTATGGTCTCAATTAGCCGCTTACGACCAAGAGGTGAGAGATATTGCCTTAAGTATCAACCCTACAAATGCTATGCCTTATATCGGGTTTATTTCGAATCCAGAGGAATATGAGGATAGAAGATTAAACCTTATTTTTTACCAGAATGATGTTTGGAGTCAAATAGGTGCAGCTGACTTTAATTCAGCAAGAGCAGCAGATCCTGATCTTGCTTTCTCAAATGAGGGTAATGCAATAGTATCTTTTGGAGATTATTCACTGGATCCATCTCAGGTTTCTTTAATGGAATATACAGAGAATTCCTGGAATTATGTAGGTCAACCTGGTATCTCCGAAGGAGAAAGAAGTTATAGAGAATCAGCATTAGTAACTGGGGAAGATGGCACTATTTATAACTTTTACATAGATAATGAGCGTCAACTAAAATTAAAAGCTTATGATGGGACTGCATGGAATACTATTGCCATTTCAGGAGTAAATTCTCCAAGTGTCGATCTTGATGTAGTATACGAAAATGGTGCTTTATACGTAGCAACAATAGACAG encodes:
- a CDS encoding SusC/RagA family TonB-linked outer membrane protein, whose amino-acid sequence is MKKSLLSKVDWTTIVQILGKIVGVFVLVFSFMTSNNAYSKELQNQSITIKAKQISIQDLFDRIEKETDYRFVYSIDDFDIKRKVDVNVEDIEIISLLNQIIPNDNLIFKRFKSQIIIRKKTAQENRPDSSINLIQQQKNVKGVVKDEENFLLPGVNVIVKGSSRGTVTNMDGEFNIRTMPSDTLVFSFIGYKEQQILVGTKSQFDVKMKIGSQLSEVIITSSYGTKVKKENEVSSSYTVEAEQLKSLPQQRIDKMLDGIVPGLQYNPQSQSASSTRSRYSVTIRGEASLGASNEPLWIIDGTRMHTGGKTNMITGLSTSVSPLSYINPQDIESIRVLKDAAATSIYGADGANGVILITTKRGSSGKLQFDVSLRRGQSLINDATRFKVLDGNQYLDLARESFENAGNDMRYFPFTDNESNQYSTTNTDWYDTFYDIGSNSLLNISAKGGNEKGTYYISGSYFNDESTVVGNDTQRFALRTRNTAQITSKMDIDLSLSASYNLNQIFNPGSDYYENLPIISPYNPDGTFRQYYSVIEGSNPDGSPKWVDKRFYNSLAEREQNDNNQKAFAFQGNFKFSYTPIEALKYTGQFGVDYQSNTEEIYRSIKNWSGKDANGNPLGEAYSNQSNFLNWTMIHRLNFQKQLNKHHISGVVGFEMNSSENNFTGARGTGFVNDYLRRVSLAEDRFGSGNYYERNSLSYLAQMSYNYNDRYNASLSFRRDGNSNFGKNVRWAEFASAGVSWNIHNEDFFESEIVNFLKLKASYGSNGNSRIGSQESNGVYDIGDSYYYNGKPGATMTTPANPNLSWETTYMANLGLDLGLFNQRINLALEGYRNKTVDLLSQLDVSRTIGALKIFRNVGSIENKGLEATIRTQNIITDQFQWNTTLIASRNENKILELYNNIPKNNNTTRWEEGADINTFYLIRWAGVDPRDGYPLWYDTEGNVTRQYSANNRVKYKSSTPEVYGSLRNTFKYKDFSLSIQASYTIGGYSFSPFGRDVNSDGLNIMDGNQSIDQLNRWQRPGDVVSIPQLMWGVSTRSTMNSTRYLFNKTNIRLQNVALNYFFPDKITQELGVQQFGLSLIGDNLGLWTPYDNNNKNSYRNNMSGYPLETMISLGANIQF
- a CDS encoding RagB/SusD family nutrient uptake outer membrane protein: MLRNLKFGAIVFFNLLLFSGCENFLEGDNAGRASIPVFFSDVDGITSAIIGSYSRVYEYYDSEFYLYPEVAGDLLQLSAIGENVKMFSQYNFVSEPDQEATAVGHIWAKGYEALANVNNILEYQPVLLEKFPNSSDDLRIIRAEALFLRALIHFDLVRTYAQTYTYTEDASHIGIPALTLTPAENELNARNTTAIVYDQIITDLQESIDLFSEFPETELMPYRGSEMASRSLLSKIFLYMNEWESASEQANIVLSTMKLTVHDEYVEMFRTLEPGAEAIFMLSGEQKKSSVGLFYATADPVATASSKLIDVFSDTSDVRLDLLREKSGTYQTLKYSRPDVNQTEYGSDLYVLRASEILLIHAEAAIELNDFVAAKEDIIQIQSRALGVPKDSLEINLNTKDELLAVLEKERIKELNFEGQRLFDITRWHHNLNRDENTPSNVKELAYPSHLFALPIPLREINANENIIQNEGY
- a CDS encoding M16 family metallopeptidase, with protein sequence MRYFTQLIFIFLLYPTVILGQQLEEDSNLISGKLDNGLQYFLYKTDRVKGQAEFQMFLKAGSLQESNKQRGLAHFMEHMAFNGSKHFPGNTLIDFLERNGAKFGHDLNAHTSYGETIYKLKIPTKQKSVVDSTLVIIKDWIEGISLDSLEIEKERGVVLSEWLSKQNASQKTNEAFLELLLNDSRYSHRKVIGDTTTLRNFNRKDILDFYNSWYDPSLMAIAVAGDFDTDDVLKQIKTNFKDIPSKNITDTSYPINDFEEFEYTVITDEGTKKIELTGVQLLEPFRDIKTENEFYFFLQKNLLNDLFQERLDNKSFLNPAYEGASISLGNYFPVKAALMYTVKLQKDSVAKGLEQYWYDVEQIFQYGFTSMEISKIKKQLLQQLRNNAENKEQPSSGKMIKEMYQKFFYGNAIVTPEKEFELTQKSLKSVDSLSLLNYLKQIRKPEQTKYILTANKADEQILPKVSEFFKYLNFEDSEIQTYERNLDVPENLLSTIPDPGKITSKKYIPEVDATEYLLSNGVKLIYKQTDLDKNAIIISGFRKGGYYALKERDYITGLYAAPVISLSGYGDFTRDALSQFLAGNSAKATLLADKTRTGFYASADKRDQKTVFQLLYLKWTAPRMDEKIFEEIKSRTIEAKQNEISKPGDLFGEKIKKALKGEDYVTRKLKAEEIESELDASKIIDTYHQFFGNAKDYNISLISDQPFEDLKSDVLQYIGTLPKGKAATKYRYQPSHVLKDDVVVEQKDGDSPKATVSLIYQQNTILKSLPETDLLNQVVKNLIRNRLLKKLREEMGAVYSVSVSASSTKQPLTLSRQSISFVCEPKDVDKLIDETEKILSAMAAGNFSEEELLKIKTNLKKMDDLLKQRNTYWTKAIREHYFNHFPNWEAVTHYKEWIDSLSKNEIAEAIQVYFKKSPTIKAILWPENESNNNQ